The Aspergillus nidulans FGSC A4 chromosome VII nucleotide sequence TCGTGGATGCAATCATCCAAGGCATGTCTTATCTTTGCATTGTGAAGCACGAGCTAACAGGGACAGAGCTTGATATTGAAACTGGCGAACTATTATTTGAGTGGTCGAGCTTGGAGCATGTGTCCCCGGACGGTGAGTAGATCCAGAGCTATTGCGGCAGCCAACGCTAATAGTGCATAGAGGCAATTCTGCCCATTAACCCTGGCCAGGCTGGTTCCGGTTATAACTCTTCGGATGCCTGGGATTACTTCCACATCAACTCTGTTGACAAAGACTCAGAAGGCAACTACCTGATCTCTGCTCGAGATGCCTGCTCTGTCCACAAAATCAACGGCACCACGGGTGAAATTATCTGGCGCCTGGGTGGAGTCAAATCCGACTTTGAACTGGGAGACAATGTCCAATTCTGCTTCCAGCACCATGCTCGTTTTGTTTCCAAAGAAGGTAGCAAGGAGGTCATCTCGCTATACGACAATGCTGCGCACGGTACCGAAAACGGTCGCGGCCACGAAGTTCATACCCATCCATTCTCTCAGGGCAAGATCATCGAGATTGACACTGCTACCTGGAAGGCCATCATTGTCCAAGCCTTCCAGCCCCCCGATGGCCTCCTTTCCAAGTCCCAAGGAAGCACCCAGCTGCTACCCAATGGAAATATTCTGGTCAACTGGGGCTCTGAGGGCGCATTGACCGAGTACCGTGCCGATGGCACTCCTATCTTCCACACCTACATGGATTCCGGTTTCCTGGGTTTCGGCGTTGAGAACTACCGTGGCTTCCGGTACAACTGGACTGGGTTGCCAAATGAGGCGCCGGCCATTGTGTCCCTTGAGAACGACGAGGGCACAGCTGTGTATGTCTCCTGGAACGGCGACACCGAAACCAAGATCTGGCGCTTCTTCCGCCTTGTCGACGAATATGGATCTCGCAGCTTCCTAGGTGAGGTCGAACGTAAGGGTTTCGAGACTTCGCTCTTCGTCAAGGATCATGGTCTGGGCCTCGTGACAGCTGAAGCCATTGATGCTAAAGGCCGGGTCTTAACTTATACAGTTGCCGTTGAATCCAAGCCTGAGACGCTTCCTCTTATCTCTTCATCTGTTCAGTCCTCGAATGCTCCTACTCACACTTTGTTTGATGAGAACGAAGAGCAAGTTCCTCTGGGTACTAAGAAGAGTCGTTGGCGCGAGTACATGATCTTGAAGGTTAACCGGTTTGACTTGATATAAGTTTGCCTCGCTCTACTTAAGCCGCCTGTCGTGGAGTAAGAGAATCGTTGACGGTTATTGATGGTCAGGAGTATACTGCTTGCTTTGAACCGGGTGTATTGTTAGTCGACTTCAGATAGACTAGTAGGAAAGATCAGCGCGACCTGACGCGGACTGCCCATTGGATATCCTCCAAGTAGGCAATTTCTACACCCAGTTCAGTGCGTGGACCGTTGCTATCAGATGTACCGAATATGTTTCCATTTTCAGCAGCATATTCCATAATGCCCGCGTCTTTTACGGCACCAACCCTGCAGATCAAATTCGATCGACAAGCCACCGACCACAATTGCAACCACATAAAACTGATATCGAGAATAAAGCCAGCCTAGCTGTTTCATGTTCATGCAACCTCAACAATCTCAGTGCACTGTTCCATTGACAGTCCATACCCTCTCAaactccacctcctcacATCCAACCTGAGCGTCTCCCCTTTCTCCGCTGCGGTACCAATATACCTGCTTGATTCCTTTCGCTGCCGTACAAGCCACAAACCCACCAAATCCCTCCTTTTCCACGACTAACAACGTCCTATTAAACTTGAACCCCTTCGTATATTGCCCCGCCATCTGATCCCCCAATATAACTTGCTTGTACACGCTGTTCAGCCCGTCGTTGTCCGCGAGTAGGAGGGGCGCTTGCGAGCTCGCGCCAATCACGTTAGAGATGTCGAGGGTTATCGAGCCGTCACCGGCGTAAAGATGAAGCGGCTGGGCTAAGGATGAGGACGTTAGGAGGACGTAGTTTGTGTGGCCATTTAGAGtaatggaggaagagaggtAGAAGGTGAGGTTCGATGATTTGGTAGGGTTTTTGGGTTTTGATTGTAAGTAATAGTGGTAGGGCTCATCTGGAAGGCAAAGACTGGAAGGGAATagaaagaggaagatagAAATAAAGATGAGCATCATTGTGTTTGTGTTTGTGTTCTTGTTCTCTCGAGTGAGCGATCGATGAGGAGTTGACGAGGACTGTGGCAAGCGGACAGGGTCTGATCTAGCTATATACACTTCGGTAATCAACCACGGGCAAACTTTACAGTAAAGAATGTTATTCCATGTCGAATAAGAGTCTCAGACACCAAGGATAATCCTTTCCCATCCAGTTTCACGAGAAATCTTCATTTAGGTATTGACAAATGTGTTTTCAGCTTGCTGGGCATGCAGCATTGGACGCAAAATACCCGATCTCCGCAACCTTTTAAGTGACTGCCAATATGTAACCGACTCAGAACCTGGTCTGTGTCCGAGATACTGTCTGACTTAACAAGTCTTCAGGTTGTTGCACATCTGCAATATCTTGTAGGACGTCAACTTTATTATTCAGGGTGCACAGCTTACGCAACTCTATACTATGGCTAACTATAATGCACAATCACATGCAAGGTACCCAGAGTCACGTGATGATAAGGCTCTTATCCGACACAAGCCTTAATTAAGCTTCCAATCGTTTTCAACTTCCACTACTCGTTCCTGTCCTGATCCTAATGTCACTTCGACTCACCTCGGCTCCAGTCTCCGGTatcaagaagcgcaagtcCTCAGCCCAGACACGCCCCCGCGCGTCCATCTTCGCGAACCATGCCCGCAGCAAGCCTTCCGTTCGACCTTCGACATCGGGTGGAGTGAGGAGTAAGACCGACGAACTCGAGGTCGAAAACTACAGCCCACTCCAAGACCTCGGCCTGTCGCGTCATATTCCTGAATCTACACCGGTTGATAATGTCCTCGCCGCGATGAAGCATATCAAGGACAATATGTTCGAGGAGCTCCCTGCGCGCTCTGGCATGAATAGTGTGCGGATTGCGCAGGTGCTGAATTTCAGACGGTCGTTGCCGCCTCTCGTTTCTGTTGCGCATGTGCATACGATTCTGGATGCGCCGACGAAGGTTGAGAGGGAGATTATGGAGTTGGCTACGGCAGGGACGATAAGGCGCTTGATTGTGCCAGGGAGGGGAAATGATGCGGCGGGGCTGGGTGATTGCTTGGTTTTGAAGGAGGATTGGGAGAGATTGGTTTCCGAAAGTGTGCTGGAGGACGGGCTGAAAGGTCGTCTTTTCCGGTTGTTTGCATGATAAGAGCGCTCGCTGACTATATGCAGAGAAATTCCTCACCGTGCTCAGTCGTATCGGAAATACGTGCGCTATATCCGGAACGGCATTTTCGAGCGCAGAATATACAGCCTTAGTCCGGGCTGGGTTTATAGTCGCATCCTCGTCACTCGCAAAGGGCACATCTAGTGTTCCGTCCCTGCCGAATCTACCCCGCACGGCCCCAACAGTACCTGCTAGTCGAAGTGGCTCAGGCGCCCACGCAAGCGATATGGTTTCGACATCCCAAACGCAATTCCACACCGCGACCCTATATCTCTCCCTCCCGAACACTGGCCCGTACCTGAAGCTCCTAGGGGGAGGGAGAGACCATCTCATCGCACTCCTCAAGAAGTCGCCGTCTGGAGAGGCGCCTCTTACACTTCTTCGAGACCGGTGGGATGGTGCAGTCGAATCAGAGCGGAGTTTTGACGTGGCAAAGCGGGCGAGGGGTGAGTTTGCGGGAGTTTTACCGGggaagacaaagaagtgGAAAGAATTCTACGGGATGAGTTTCCGGTgggtgctggaggaagcggtCGGGGCGGGGTTGGTTGAGATTTTCAATACGGGGAGTGTTGGGCCTGGAGTCCGGTGTTTATGATCATATATACCCTGAATCAAATCTTTATATCTTTAATAGACCAATTAATGCCTACACCATATGGCTGTGGAAACCTAAGCGGGAACATGAAACTATACCTTGAAAGGACCGGCTTGGTCTGGGCTTCAGAGATCAATTTGTTTTCAGCTATAGAAGGTTAATTATTGAGTATTAGTATGGTATTATATAAATCGTAAGTAGTATCAAAATGTCGATCCATAACGCCGTCCATGAAAAGGCATCCTCATTAAACCCAGCCCTAACCCAATGAGCCCACCAAGCGAGAAACAAAGTCATAACAAGACGTCACGCAATATATGTGCATAGCTGAGAGACTCTATCCCAATTAACACTCGTATATGCAGGTAGTCAGGTAGTTAACCAAGATCGCTTACGATACTACCCACGGTCACTCTCCCACGAGAACCTGACCGGCCTAGagggaggcggcggcggcggcggcgtcgTCGAGGCACTGCGCTCGTATTCCGGATGCAAAACGGGAGGTATTCCAGAGCAAGCACCGGCATCAAGGCTAGCACTCCACCTTGGGAGTCTTCCCGCCTGAAACACCGGTGCTGGCTGTGTGATTGCCGACATCGGCAATTGCATCTGCAACTGGTTCTGCTGATGTCGaaacgaagaggatattgacATCGACCGTCTTGATGGCGCTGGAGAGAATGCCCGCGGCGAGtacggcggcggcggcgtctCCCTTGTCGCCGTTGATGTGTTCCCGTAGCTACTCGGGAACGAGATGGCAGAGGAGACGTCCGACGAGACTTCTTCGGGGCGCGGGTGGGTGTGATAGGGGTAGTAGGGGTAGGGAGAGtcggaggtggaggtggaggtggagtgGGAGTAAGTGGCTGCTACCTCTTCCCAAGCTAGacgctgcttttcttctgttgctgtGCTGTTCTGATAATACTGGTGATGACGGTATGTTTCGTTGGAGACTGAGGGGTCGCGCATATGTGCTGCTAAGGTCTTTTCCTGGGCGGTCATCTCTATCCCTGCCGGCGGTGTGTATGCCGGGAGAGGGGCTGACGTATAGCCACCATATTCGGAACCATCTTGTGGTGGTTGAGCAGTGTTAATGTCGCCCGTTGGGACGTTAGGATAGTGGGGTGTTTCTCTCGCAGATTCGATCGATTTGGTAGGTAGGCAGCAGCTGATAAGGCTGGAAAGGCACGACATGCTGCTATGGTTTGTACGCAGTATTACTTTGGTCCAGTTCCTGTGGCGCTCGATGGCAAACCCAGGCACGGGTCTTGCTTCATAGATTGGATGGAATCTCGGTGCCTGAGTGGATTGGCCGCACCGTGCACGATGAGCGGATGCTCCGCAATCTAGTACGGAGTAAGAGTGTTTGGTGATGGACCCGGTGGAGGGAGATTCAGTCGATTGCTCGGTGTTTCAGGTGCTCAATAGCAAGCCCATGGCACGTCCACTGTCTACCTAGACAGGCCAGACAGTCGTCTAGGAGAAGGAAATAGAATAAAGAGGGGAACATGGGGAGTGTCAGCTTTTAGAGGCACAATTGAGGCTGTGAACAAGCTGTCCTGGCCTTAGGCAGAGCAGTTATGGCGCTCACTGATTGGTTGTGGCTAGAAACTCCGCATCCTTCGGATTCTGTCGGGCGGTGTAGTTTGTGGCCTGGGGCTACCAACAATTTTCGTCTCCCCGCCAGATTTTCTATACCAGCCCCGCCGCTCTACCTTCTATATTCACCCACTCCGCTTTCACTCTTTTCAGTCCTTCACTCGCTACGGACTATCATAATGTCATCCACCCCTACCTCACCTGTGCCCTCAGATGTTGTGGCGGCCGCGCAAGCCGCAAAGCCTCCACAAATCGCCCCGCATCGCTCCCACGACCCTTCCAACAACCTCAAACGGTCAGACCCGTTCCAATTCGGCTCCCGCTTCCtcgaggaaggcgatgatgTATATGAGTTCAACGCATGGGACCATGTTGAACCGGACGCCGAGTTCCTGGCATTTGCAGAGGCTCAATATGCGAAACAGCGCGAAGCGCAAGCCTCAGATTTCGACAAGAAACGCTTCAACGCCGACCCGGTGAAATGGTGGAATCTGTTCTACAAGAACAATACGGcgaacttcttcaaggacCGTaaatggctgcagcaggagttcCCGGTTCTTGAGGAAGTTGCGAGGAAAGGGGCCGGCAAGCAGGTTGTGCTGGaggttggcgctggcgcggGAAATACTGCGTTTCCATTGATCCGAAAcaatgagaatgaggagcTCATGGTTCATGCGTGTGACTTCTCGAAGACGGCAGTCCAGGTCATGCGCGATAGTGAGCACTATGACCCAAAGCACATCACGGCTGATGTGTGGGACGTCAGTGCCGAGCCAACCGAGGAAAGTAATGGGCTGCCGCCTGGTCTCACGGAGGGGTCTGTTGATGTTGTTATTCtgattttcatcttttcGGCTCTTGCGCCTGAGCAGTGGGAGAGGGCTATCCGGAATGTATACCGGGTGCTGAAGCCCGGCGGCCAAGTCTTGTTCCGTGACTATGGGAGGGGAGATCTAGCACAGGTCCGGTTCAAGAAGAACCGCTATCTGGCCGAGAACTTTTATGTCCGTGGCGATGGTACTCGAGTCTACTTTTTCGACAAGGACGAGTTGGAGCAGACGTGGAGTGGATGGACTCCGGAGAAGGGTCTCCCGGAGTTGAACGTGCCTTCTGATGCCGAAGGCGAGGCTCAGACTTCCGTGCCAGCTGCTGCGAGAGAGGGCATGTTTGACATCAAGAATTTGGCATATGACCGCCGGTTGGTCGTCAATCGCCAGCGGAAACTCAAAATGTACCGCTGCTGGATCCAGGGCCACTTTATAAAGCGCCAATAGCTGCGGTTACTCCCTCAGACACTACGTTGTAACAACTTACGCAGATGTCGGTTCGCTCATCGGGCCCTACGTCTGTCACTTTTAGGGCTCATCACGGTCCGCCTACATCGCCGCCAGGAGATGCTCGACTCAGGACGGATGAGGCCCGTCGTTACAGGAATATACTCACTTGGTAGCAGGCCCCGAACATCACCTGTGCAAGTGCGGGGTCCATTGCTACCGGTGTCCAACACCGAacttctgcctctgccacAAGTGCAGGATGTCCCCATCCTGGCTGCGCACAAGTGCCGATCATTTGATATCATGCCGTGCCTTATCGCTCTCGCAACCTTTGGAATGAACCATCCTCCATCCCTATAAATGAGAACAATGACTTATATGATTGTTGCTCATTTGGTAGACTTAGCGTTTATATATAGAGCATTCCTGTTAGCTACGTCTGTCTAGATAGTTAGTGATTTTCATCAACGGCCAAGTTAGATGCTCAGAGAGTTGAATACTCTTCGATATCGATTCACGCAAAGGCTCAAGAATCCACATCTTCCCAAACCCATGCCGTCCTCAAATCTCCTCTCCCCTACACTATTGTCTAATAATTAATTTCTCGCATCGTCCCAACCACCAGTCCCATAAGCGCCCTCTGCTCGTTCTTGTCCGTAAACCGATCCGTGCACAGATTAATTGCAATGCAAGCCGTTCCGCCGGCTGGTTTGCACTGTCGATTCGACAGCGCTATCCGCAGATCTCCAGCACGAGCTTCCTGATTTTTTCATCAATAGCATCGAGCTCTTGTCGCCGCGACGGCCCGAGTCGGAGAGTAGTAGGGGCGAACGCTATAAagaggatgtcgaggagaCAAAGCGTCTGCGCAGCGGTTATGTGAGTGTCATCTGCATACCAGATTCCAGGGAATATACTCCCTGTCTCTATATCCGGGGGAGGCGATTCGACCTAAACCGGCGCGAAAGACATAGGACGCTTCGCCACCCATTCGTCCCTCAGCTGGATCAGCTCTCCATAGTCACCACTAGCACCGCCGGCATGACTCCCGTAGCAGAATTCTAGCATCATCGCTCCCAGCACTATAAGCTGATCTTTCAGACGTGGTCTTCCGCCTCACTGATCGTAAGGTACTTTCTAGACACCTCGAGCGGCAGGTTCGTGGGCCGCTGCTGCGAAAAGGCAAGGTTAAACTCCTGCCTGAATCCGACCCAGAATGCTGCTTGCCGGACTCCAGGACCCGGACACGAGAGGGCGGAGCTGGCTTGTGCGCGGAGGAAAACGTGGAGACCTTGCAGGGCAGCCTCAGTTGGCGGGAAGTGAAGGGGTCTATGCAAACGTGGACCTATTAGTAACTCGGTCTGAGTGAGTTGGGGGAGGGGTCGGGAACGACAAGCGGGAGAGGAGGCATACTATCCAGTTTCTCAAAGAATCTCAAGACAACCACGGCCGCCAGAAGGTCCTCGTCCATCACGGCCTGGGCCTCAGAGGCGAGAACCCTCAGCTCAGCTATACATCGACTGTGGTAATGGATCACTGTTTCCTCGGTGATATTCAGGTTAGGCCTCCGAATCTGGGTATCTGTGAGACCGTAAAGACGCAGGCTACGTGTCTTTTGGGCAGTGGAGAGGGTGCTGAAATGCCGCGCTGAGACGGCGAGGATAGCGTCCAGCAGAGTTGAGTTTGAGCGGGCTCGTTAGGGAATGCAGGTTGCGAAGTAGTTGCGGGGGTCGGTGAGGTCGAACTGGCCTGATTATGAGCTACATGGGTCTCAGGAGTGGGATATTGGTTAGATGGCGCAGCCTCTCGGAGATTGAGACGGGGCCAAGGTAGATGGTTACAGCTTGGGGTGACAGAGATGTTTGCGTTCACATGCGCTTCTGCTGGAGAATTAGATGCGCTACTGGAGTGAAAATAGGAGGAAATGGGTCCTCTAGGGAGATGCCAGGCGGGCTGTTCAATTCTGCAGGCCCGGCACCTGAACCGGCAGTGCAGAGTTTCGACCTTCTATCAACAGGTTGCACTGCATACCCCGTCAGGAGCCACGAAAGGATCATGAGGAAAGCAAAGAACAAGCCGGGAATGACAGACCTGCAGGCACAGTGTGACGGAATCTCCACCTCGTCTCGACCCGTCGACACACCCGACGGGACTTCTTGCAGCGCGTGCAGGTTGGATATCCAACACCTGGACAGTTAGCATACAAAAAACCCCTATATCTGGTAGAATAAATAGGATATACATTTCACATGCTGTCCTACTATGATGCGTTGGTAATGACGAAGACAACCACGGATAATAACGCATACTGCGACAATCCTCACTTCCATTTATACGAACCACTTGGCAAGCCGTCCACGAACGGTAACTGCCGAGTACTACTCACCACGGCCTCTGCCTCGGCGACATTATATCATATCCTGCTTGTTCACCCGACAAAAGCCAGGAGTCAAAGTTTTGAAGAGAGACGAGTGGCTAGAAGGTGGCAGGGGCGGGCAAGGATTCCGAATAATCGGCGATACACCTCCAACGGCCCACCCAAACATTTAGCAAGATATGGCGATTCTGAATCTAGATCAGGTCTGAATGCTTCTAAGAAAGTACGTAACTGGTCAGCAGGAGAGCCATGACTGAGGCCAGCTTGGATAGACATTGGAGAAAGCCCTAATGCGGGGTAGATGATGCTTCAAATGACTAAAGCCGCCGAGAATTGCTTGTTAGGAACTAGCTTGACCGGCGACGCTAGCCTGATTGGACTCTATATCGCCGAATCGAGTAATCCATCTAAGATCAAGCCCTAAGTGACGAATACTTGTAAGGACAAAGCTATATCAACCACTGGGTGCCTCAACCAGGAGTTTGAACCCATCAATTCATTTATGGCAGCTTGAAGAGGCAAACACAATGCTCGAGCccattcttgctcttctcctcgtctacTCCTTCTACTCCTACCTCGTTGCACCGATTATAACCTACATTTGGGACCCTAAGAATCTTCGCCGCTACCCTAATTTCCACCCCCTCCCAGGCATATCCGACATCCCATTTCTCCTCGCTGCTCAAAAAGTCTTCGCTCTCGCACCTTGCACGCCctgcaccagcaccacccaATTGTATGTGTTGGCCCCAACGCCCTCTCCTACGGCGCACCGACCGCAATCAAAGATATCTACGGCCACGGGACAACATGTGTTAAGGATAGATTCTATTCAGAAAAGTCGGGCTCCCATGCCCATCTCGCAAACGTAGTTGGTAAGCAGGACCATgcgcggaagaggaaggtgcTGGCGTCTGCATACGCAATCAAGAACCCCGAGGGCTGAGAGTACAAATTGTCTGGTATGACGGCTCGACTGATGAGAGTGTTTGAAGGCAAATGCACGGAACCTCTCCCTTCCAGTGTTTAGGCCACAGAAGAGAGAGACTTAACGATTGACTTTCGGTCCTTGACGAACCATTTTACAGTTGTGGCCATTGCCAATATCGGGCTGACTGAGGACCTGGGCTTCCACGAGCAGGGCTCCGATACGAATTCTTTGGAATCAATGGATGGGCGAGTGAAGGATGTGTCGTTTAAAGAATGTCGCGAGGCCTCAGGAACAGTCGCATACCGACTTATCTGGGCGTATGACTGGTTCCCCGTCCTGAAGAGATTGAGCAAGGTGCTCTCGCCCTACTATCGCAAACTCGGGAAGCTTGACGCTGACTGGAACGGGATCGTGTATAATCGAGCAACACGGCGGCTGAATGTCTGGCGAAAAGctcgacgacttcttcacGGCCATGATGGAAGATAAGAAAGGCGCAGCGCACAATCTGGAAACGGGAGAGATCGTGGCCGAGATCAGTATCATGATGAATGCAGGATCAGACACCACAGCGATTGCTCTGAGGAATGTcttgtttcttctgctcaagaACCCGCGGTGCATGGCGAGACTCCGCGAGGAGATTAACGtggttcttgatgaagatgaactGGTGGCACCGTACTCGAAGGTTAAACACCTTCCGTACCTTCGAGCATGTCTGGACGAGAGTCTCCGGATGCTGCCGCCTGTGGTCTTTGGGCTCCCGAGACGGACGCCACCGGAGGGGACGACCATCCTCGGCGAACATGTGGCGGGGGGATACGTCGGTGAGTATGTCTGCGTACGTGGTCCACGACGAGTCATTTTTCAAAGACAACAGCACTTACCTGCCAGAGCGATGGCTTGGCGAGGAGCAAGTCGTTGCAGTCGTACTTTATCCCCTTCAgtgcaagagcaagagggTGCATTGGACGTAACATTAGCTATCTCTAGCAGACTGTTGTTTTGGCCTCGTTGGTGCACAGGTATGACTTTGCGCTGCCGGCGCCACTCCTTGGGCGACGAACCTCAGTCCAGGACCAATGCCGCTGAAATTTGGAAGAGGGTTCATGCATGATGAGTGAAGTCGAACTGGTTTGGCGAAATTTTGCGGTAAATAATATACTTAATGACTATTTTTAAACGAAACTGTATTCAATTCCCAGAGCAGTAAAAAGACGCGGCAGAGGGTCACGTAAAAGCTAATTCTCATATTATGACGTGTTCTATCCTCTATGGTTCTCAGGGTTGTTAGACTTGTATATTCTATATAAGCATTAGTTCAACCAAAATGGATCTGTCACCGCATATAATATGTACCGTCTGGAGACTTCGAAAGTCGCATATCGACGAAGACGCAAATAGATATAGTCTCTATGTACTGGCAAGTAACCACTGTATAAGGTGCGGCGAGATTGTCCGAGTCGTAGCCCGGTGAATCGATGTCCATAAAGTTTAAAGA carries:
- a CDS encoding arylsulfotransferase family protein (transcript_id=CADANIAT00008869), giving the protein MHSLWLSAAALLPLVAADWQFKSRTDLAPPRLNITIPAAPDVEKGYLFVAPFSGYPDTAGEQHGPRQAAPYIFRDDGELIWSGYGYYSIWTANFQKARWKGKDVLFSFEGDHNPGYGHGHGHITILDQHYETIRELRAGNHKLSDKHEFHIINEETALIQVYQPVPADLTPWGASPEQQWIVDAIIQGMSYLCIVKHELTGTELDIETGELLFEWSSLEHVSPDEAILPINPGQAGSGYNSSDAWDYFHINSVDKDSEGNYLISARDACSVHKINGTTGEIIWRLGGVKSDFELGDNVQFCFQHHARFVSKEGSKEVISLYDNAAHGTENGRGHEVHTHPFSQGKIIEIDTATWKAIIVQAFQPPDGLLSKSQGSTQLLPNGNILVNWGSEGALTEYRADGTPIFHTYMDSGFLGFGVENYRGFRYNWTGLPNEAPAIVSLENDEGTAVYVSWNGDTETKIWRFFRLVDEYGSRSFLGEVERKGFETSLFVKDHGLGLVTAEAIDAKGRVLTYTVAVESKPETLPLISSSVQSSNAPTHTLFDENEEQVPLGTKKSRWREYMILKVNRFDLI
- a CDS encoding uncharacterized protein (transcript_id=CADANIAT00008870), which codes for MMLIFISIFLFLFPSSLCLPDEPYHYYLQSKPKNPTKSSNLTFYLSSSITLNGHTNYVLLTSSSLAQPLHLYAGDGSITLDISNVIGASSQAPLLLADNDGLNSVYKQVILGDQMAGQYTKGFKFNRTLLVVEKEGFGGFVACTAAKGIKQVYWYRSGERGDAQVGCEEVEFERAGFILDISFMWLQLWSVACRSNLICRVGAVKDAGIMEYAAENGNIFGTSDSNGPRTELGVEIAYLEDIQWAVRVRSR
- a CDS encoding Stk19 family serine/threonine-protein kinase (transcript_id=CADANIAT00008871); the encoded protein is MSLRLTSAPVSGIKKRKSSAQTRPRASIFANHARSKPSVRPSTSGGVRSKTDELEVENYSPLQDLGLSRHIPESTPVDNVLAAMKHIKDNMFEELPARSGMNSVRIAQVLNFRRSLPPLVSVAHVHTILDAPTKVEREIMELATAGTIRRLIVPGRGNDAAGLGDCLVLKEDWERLVSEKKFLTVLSRIGNTCAISGTAFSSAEYTALVRAGFIVASSSLAKGTSSVPSLPNLPRTAPTVPASRSGSGAHASDMVSTSQTQFHTATLYLSLPNTGPYLKLLGGGRDHLIALLKKSPSGEAPLTLLRDRWDGAVESERSFDVAKRARGEFAGVLPGKTKKWKEFYGMSFRWVLEEAVGAGLVEIFNTGSVGPGVRCL
- a CDS encoding uncharacterized protein (transcript_id=CADANIAT00008872), producing the protein MSCLSSLISCCLPTKSIESARETPHYPNVPTGDINTAQPPQDGSEYGGYTSAPLPAYTPPAGIEMTAQEKTLAAHMRDPSVSNETYRHHQYYQNSTATEEKQRLAWEEVAATYSHSTSTSTSDSPYPYYPYHTHPRPEEVSSDVSSAISFPSSYGNTSTATRETPPPPYSPRAFSPAPSRRSMSISSSFRHQQNQLQMQLPMSAITQPAPVFQAGRLPRWSASLDAGACSGIPPVLHPEYERSASTTPPPPPPPSRPVRFSWESDRG
- a CDS encoding tRNA(Thr) (cytosine(32)-N(3))-methyltransferase (transcript_id=CADANIAT00008873) — protein: MSSTPTSPVPSDVVAAAQAAKPPQIAPHRSHDPSNNLKRSDPFQFGSRFLEEGDDVYEFNAWDHVEPDAEFLAFAEAQYAKQREAQASDFDKKRFNADPVKWWNLFYKNNTANFFKDRKWLQQEFPVLEEVARKGAGKQVVLEVGAGAGNTAFPLIRNNENEELMVHACDFSKTAVQVMRDSEHYDPKHITADVWDVSAEPTEESNGLPPGLTEGSVDVVILIFIFSALAPEQWERAIRNVYRVLKPGGQVLFRDYGRGDLAQVRFKKNRYLAENFYVRGDGTRVYFFDKDELEQTWSGWTPEKGLPELNVPSDAEGEAQTSVPAAAREGMFDIKNLAYDRRCRFAHRALRLSLLGLITVRLHRRQEMLDSGRMRPVVTGIYSLGSRPRTSPVQVRGPLLPVSNTELLPLPQVQDVPILAAHKCRSFDIMPCLIALATFGMNHPPSL